A single genomic interval of Anopheles darlingi chromosome X, idAnoDarlMG_H_01, whole genome shotgun sequence harbors:
- the LOC125949440 gene encoding cytochrome P450 4d2-like, giving the protein MILFLVLIVVIVYTTHNFARQRKQLRHIAKHFGGARPHWLLGNLLEFPANDIPGIFEKMVQNHVDYGKDLFNWGLLNDHMVIVSSAENVEKVAMAKKTQKSGFYEFIELWLGQGLLISKGEKWFQRRKIITPTFHFKILENFAEVFNREVDVLVENLRQHANSGREFDIYEPVSLYALDSICATSMGVNINAQHDPTNQYVRDVKRMSELILLRIFHVLASFPQVYWYLMPHAWEQRKLIGRLHAFTDAVIQRRRKQLLSSKQTGGTVSFDMNEENLYSKRKETFLDLLLSVTIDGQPLSDLDIREEVDTFMFEGHDTTTSGISFTLYQLAKHPDIQERLFQEIIDTLGPDYRTVPLTYSTLQNFKYLDMVVKESLRLLPPVSIIGRRLVEDLELNGVTVPAGTDITIQIYVIHRNPEVFPDPERFDPERFADESTQRRGPYDYIPFSIGSRNCIGQRFALMEMKITLVRLLANYQILPGDTMSQVRLKTDLVLRPDKTIPIKIRGRK; this is encoded by the coding sequence GCGCAAGCAGCTGCGTCACATCGCGAAACACTTCGGCGGTGCACGCCCGCACTGGCTGCTCGGGAATCTGCTCGAGTTTCCGGCCAACGACATACCGGGCATCTTCGAGAAGATGGTCCAAAATCACGTCGATTACGGGAAGGATCTGTTCAACTGGGGACTGCTGAACGACCATATGGTGATAGTATCCAGTGCGGAGAACGTGGAGaaggtggcgatggcgaagaagACGCAAAAGTCCGGATTCTACGAGTTCATTGAGCTGTGGCTGGGTCAGGGTTTGCTCATCTCGAAGGGCGAGAAGTGGTTCCAGCGGCGCAAGATCATCACGCCGACCTTCCACTTCAAGATACTGGAGAACTTTGCCGAGGTGTTCAACCGCGAGGTGGACGTACTGGTGGAAAACCTAAGGCAGCATGCAAACAGCGGACGGGAGTTTGACATTTACGAACCTGTCTCGCTGTACGCCTTGGATAGCATCTGTGCGACTTCGATGGGCGTTAATATTAACGCGCAGCACGACCCGACTAACCAGTACGTGCGCGATGTGAAGCGCATGAGTGAGCTCATCCTCTTGCGTATTTTCCATGTGTTGGCTTCGTTCCCACAAGTGTACTGGTACTTAATGCCGCATGCCTGGGAACAGCGAAAGCTCATCGGCCGGCTGCACGCCTTCACCGATGCCGTCATTCAACGACGCCGCAAACAACTGCTGAGCAGTAAACAGACCGGTGGCACCGTCTCCTTTGATATGAACGAGGAGAATCTGTACTCGAAGCGCAAGGAAACGTTTCTGGATCTGCTACTCAGTGTGACCATCGACGGACAGCCGCTCAGTGATCTGGACATACGCGAGGAGGTGGATACGTTCATGTTCGAGGGACatgacaccaccacctcgggcATCTCCTTTACCCTCTATCAACTCGCCAAGCATCCCGACATCCAGGAGCGTCTCTTTCAAGAGATTATCGATACCCTTGGACCGGACTACCGTACCGTTCCTCTGACCTACAGCACGCTCCAGAACTTTAAgtacctggacatggtagtgAAGGAGTCACTGCGCCTGCTACCACCGGTCTCGATCATCGGGCGCCGGTTGGTGGAGGATCTCGAGCTGAACGGAGTGACCGTACCCGCCGGCACCGACATCACTATACAGATATACGTGATCCACCGCAATCCCGAGGTGTTCCCGGATCCGGAGCGGTTCGATCCGGAACGCTTTGCCGACGAGAGCACGCAACGCCGCGGACCGTACGATTATATTCCCTTTAGCATTGGCTCGCGGAACTGTATCGGCCAGCGGTTTGCGCTGATGGAGATGAAGATCACCCTCGTTCGGCTGTTAGCTAACTATCAAATTTTGCCAGGCGACACAATGTCGCAGGTACGCCTAAAGACGGACCTGGTGCTGCGCCCGGACAAAACCATTCCGATCAAGATTCGAGGGCGAAaataa